The Xylanibacillus composti DNA window AGCGGCGACTTTATTAATATAACACGTTAGCAATCAGAAATGCAAGTACTTTTTTCTTCCAAGTTCTTCTTCCTTAAACAAGAAAGCTAATTAATTTGTACCGCTTAACACTGTGGCAACATGGCAAGCCGCAGCCCAAAAGCCGCTGACTCCCGCGCTCCCATTTGAAGCGGCGAGAAATAATGTACCACAGGTATAATCATCATGTCAAGATTTCCTGATAGGAAGATCCAAACAAAAAAACACGACCGATGAGAGTCGTGTTTCATTCGAACGAAGTCACAGCGTGTACTTGACCTCCATGATCGACAGATCCCCGTCTGTGGACTCCATGACCTCTTTGATCACCGATCGTTTCGTCAGTTTTCTCAAGACGAGACTCAGATCAATATGCAGCTCGCCCAGCTCCACATGCTCTTTCAATTCAGAGGCGCTCCATGGCTCTTGACGCGACGATATGACGCGAAGCAGGAATGCGCAGCACTCCCTCATTTTCGTCAAAACCGAAAACTCCGCCGCAAGCTGCACCAATTTTACACGCTGCTCCAATGTTTCGGCACTGAACAATAGCTCCTCATACAGCTTGTATACGCCTGGATTGATTTGATGGACCTGATTCCAAACCGTCACTTCAGGATGGGCGCCATTCTGGATAATCACGATTCGCGCCCAATGATGAAGAGCCTCCAAAATATTGCTGTAGGCATCAAACACCTCGCCGTTGGCCAGGTACTCCTTGCTTTGCATATAACGACGGAGAAAGTGGGTGAACTCAATCAACATCTTTTTCTCCCTTAATTCCATTGGAAAGCTGCTGAGGGCTTGCCGCATGCTCCCCAAATAGCCGTTTTGATCCACGATCAACTCTCCTTGCAGGATCCATTGAATAATATTCCGATTTTCCCCGTTCAACACCCAACTTTCCAACCCATCCTTATGTATCCATCTTTCTTGTATGCGGTAGTTGTCTTTACTATAATGAGAGGTATGGTTTGTTGGCTGTTTCAATTCGGTAATGACGAGCATCAAAATATCAAAGCCATCTATCCATTGATTGTTGCTTTCGCCGGGATTCACCATAACAGCCGACACAACAGCGGGGTGGCGGGTATAATGTCCGGTAAAGTATGACCTGATTGCGTCCATTCTTTTCGTCTCCAACTCATGTTTTAGTTCCTGTGCTATTTTAGTTATTCTACATGTTTGTTTCGTTTTCCTGCCATAGATTTTGATGCAACGACAAACAACTGAAAGGGAAGGGTAAACTATGCGCTTCAAATCCAGCAAACTGAACGAATTCCGATTGTGGGGTCTGGTGCTGACATTACTTGGGCTCGGTGTCATGATTCTGGGTACAGCGGCTGTGCTTATTTGGGGGGATAATGGGAAAATCGTTCTCTTCATATTCATGGTTATCGGCATGATCAGCGTATTGGGCAGTATGGCTATCTATTTTTGGGCGGGCGTGCTTTCAACCAGTTCCGTTGTTTTGCAATGCCCAGAGTGCGGCAAGCAAACCAAGATGCTCGGCAAGACGGACCGCTGCATGTTCTGCAAAACGATACTGACGCTAGATCCCGAGCAGGCAACAGAACTTCCTGATGCCAAAGAGGCTGGCTCGCCGGAACGCACGTAATTCTCGTTCACTTACAAAAGAAAGGAGTCCGCAAGGACTCCTTTCTTCTGTGTTCGCTCTACGGTTTTTTGTCCAGCCGCTCTTGAATCGCCTCCCATATATCCGGCGTTTCAAATCCTCTCCGCCAGGATGCAATGCCAGCCAGATCGTATTTTTTCACCAAATCCGCTCTTGCCCGCATGGAATCGGCATTTTCCACCCATACCTTATACGTGGTTGCGCCGTCCTTCTTCTCGCCGTACCATTGGCCCGTTCGTTCATCGAATTCGAGCTCAACCCCATTTTCCTCGATCCAGTTTTGGGTCGCTGTCATGCCAAGCGCTCGAGAGGAAACCTTCCGCTGACCGTCCTCCACATATTCCGTCCAAATGCGGGTATAATACGGTACACCGAGCAATAATTTTTCAGGCGGAACATGATCGTATTGAATAATATCGGAAATCCCTTTTTCCACCCAAGGCAAAGACGCAACGGAACCGGCAACTGGCGATGACGCCCAGTGCTCATCGTATGTCATCACCATCATGTAATCAACGAGCTTGCCCAATTCCTCGCGATTGTAAAAGTTCGACCACATGTCGCTGCCGCCGCGAATCGTTACATCTATCGATACGACAAGACCTTGCTCGTGAAACAAAGGGGTAAGTTCGCGCATAAATTGTGTAAGCTTCTCCCCGTCCTCCAAGTACACATTTTCAAAATCGATATTAATGCCCTGCAGATTGTACAAATTGGCATAGGTCAGCAGCTCGCGAATGATGGACCGCCGGCTCTCGAAAGTTGCCAGCGCTTCCTTCGTCAAATCCGGATCAAAGCTGTTGTCGAACAAAGCCCATACTTGATAGCCGCGCTGGTGGGCCCACTCTACATAAGAAGGATCCGCCCAATTCTGCACATAAAAACTCCCGTCGCCGCGCTTCAACAGATGAAACCAAGTCGGACTGACTACATTGAGACCCGG harbors:
- a CDS encoding nucleotidyltransferase-like protein, whose translation is MDAIRSYFTGHYTRHPAVVSAVMVNPGESNNQWIDGFDILMLVITELKQPTNHTSHYSKDNYRIQERWIHKDGLESWVLNGENRNIIQWILQGELIVDQNGYLGSMRQALSSFPMELREKKMLIEFTHFLRRYMQSKEYLANGEVFDAYSNILEALHHWARIVIIQNGAHPEVTVWNQVHQINPGVYKLYEELLFSAETLEQRVKLVQLAAEFSVLTKMRECCAFLLRVISSRQEPWSASELKEHVELGELHIDLSLVLRKLTKRSVIKEVMESTDGDLSIMEVKYTL
- a CDS encoding DUF2614 family zinc ribbon-containing protein, which produces MRFKSSKLNEFRLWGLVLTLLGLGVMILGTAAVLIWGDNGKIVLFIFMVIGMISVLGSMAIYFWAGVLSTSSVVLQCPECGKQTKMLGKTDRCMFCKTILTLDPEQATELPDAKEAGSPERT
- a CDS encoding glycosyl hydrolase family 18 protein yields the protein MDFGPTPGRSRKVRRGQGRRLRWMMLPLLLLMAGAAVVMYVYWESTQPNQSRVEPGFGDMERPVFLNGVMMDKQASGSGAGLLLPLEVLKQINGDAFLAEEDDVLIVTTKASVVHFQTDQLTALMNDEPVTLEFAMQRLDEELYVPAQPLQDILDYSLEQFQPSGAVSIWTPGQAIRKAAVADKPNAPEWRAAVRTEPTIKAPIMAELSQGEPIVILDEAELGWYHIQLQDGYVGHIDKREVRLIDAAIVASVAPIKEAVPWKPLGGRINLTWEAVYNNNNPNTDQIGEMPGLNVVSPTWFHLLKRGDGSFYVQNWADPSYVEWAHQRGYQVWALFDNSFDPDLTKEALATFESRRSIIRELLTYANLYNLQGINIDFENVYLEDGEKLTQFMRELTPLFHEQGLVVSIDVTIRGGSDMWSNFYNREELGKLVDYMMVMTYDEHWASSPVAGSVASLPWVEKGISDIIQYDHVPPEKLLLGVPYYTRIWTEYVEDGQRKVSSRALGMTATQNWIEENGVELEFDERTGQWYGEKKDGATTYKVWVENADSMRARADLVKKYDLAGIASWRRGFETPDIWEAIQERLDKKP